AGTTTACGATCGCACCGATTCTAGTGTCGTCCTTCCATCATGCCGTACTGTCGCAGACACCACCGCTTGAGGATGCGCGTATCGGGGATTTCGTCCGTGCGCTGAAGGCCACAATCGCGCACAGCGGACGCAAAGTCTGCTTCGTGGCCGGGGTGGACTTCGCTCATGTCGGTCAACAGTTCGGGGATACAGGGGCGTTGACTCGCGAGACGATCGATTGGGTTGCGGCGGAAGATCGCCGTCTCGTGCAGGCGTTAGAGCAGGTCGATGCGAACGACTTCTTCGGCCAGATCGCAAAAAATGGCGACAAGCGTCGGGTGTGTGGATTTTCCTCGATGTACACGTTTCTGAACGTGGTCGAGGCGACCCGTGGACGGCTGTTGCGCTACGGCTGCGCCACCGACATGTACCCTGAGTCGCTCGTCAGTTTCGCGAGTCTGGTGTTTGAGTAGGGGTGCTTCCAGCTTACGACTTAGGCCGAATTCTTCTTTGATCGTAGCGTTTCCTCTCTCTGGATTGTGCACTGTCCCATCAAGGATGTCATGCTGAGCCGCAGGCGAAGCATCTCGTCCGGCAGAGATCCTTCACTTCGTTCAGGATGACATTCTGAGAGGTTTACTCCGAACTTTCAGGAGGCGGCGTAAGCTAAAGCCGCTAACACCGCCCTCCTGGTCAATCGAGGGTGAGCCTCCAGGAGCTGCTCGACGGTTTCGCCAGCGGCCAGCTTTTCCAAAATCAGTTCGACGGTGATGCGCGTCCCTGCGATCACAGGTTTGCCCATCATCACGGACGGGTCAGCGTGTATGAGCTTGGTCTTCATATGGCCACCGATTATACTCCATGCTCGCGAAGCGTCTAACGCAGGCATCGGCAGCGTCAGAGCGTCATCCGACTCCCGTGACGAAGCGACACTACCACTCTTCCGCCACAGCCCCTTCCTGCGCGAGAAGAGCGACATTATCCCCGGTAAAGCTGCGCAGGAGTGCGAGCAGTGCCTGTTTCTCTTCCGGTTTGAGATGCAGGGGCGAGACGCGAGGGTCTTGGCCGTCTGCGCCGGTGCCGCCGTGGTCGTAATACTCGATCACGTCTTCCAACGTTAGCAGCACGCCGTTGTGCATGTACGGTGCCGTGAGAGCGATGTTGCGTAGCGAGGGCGTCTTGTAGCGCCACACATCCGTGGGGTCGAGCGTGACCTCGTAGCGACCGAGATCTTTTCCCGGAGGGGTGAGAATTTCGTCGACTTGCGCGCGTGGCATCTGGGTTTTCAGCCCACCGCCCAAATCGACTTCGACCTGTTTCTCGGGAATGAGGGTAAGTTGCGCTACTCCAGTGTTACGAAATCCTTGGCCGCTGAACAGGGTTCCGATCTTGTCTATCGTGTGACAGGTGAAGCACTGGCCTTTGCCGCGAAAAATCTTGAATCCGGCTTTGACTTGGTCGGAAACGGCGTCTTTCTCTCTGCCGAAGTACCAGCGGTCGAACGGCGAGTTGCCGGACAGCAGTGTCCGTTCGTAGCTGGCCAGGGCTTTCCCGAGCGTGGCCACGCTTACATCTTCTGCGAACGCTTGCTGGAACTGCTCGCGGTACCCGGGGAGTTCTCGTATCTTATTGACGATATAGCCTATCGACGGGTTGCCCATCTCCATGGGATTGGTCAGTGGGGAGATGACTTGATCTTCCAGCGCAAACTCCCTGCCGTCATGAAACAGCAAGCGTTGATAGGCGACGTTGTACAGAGTGGGAGGATTTCGCCGCGTGGTGTGGCCGTTGATGCCGACAGCGAGACGAGTCTCATTGACGGTAAAGCCCTGGGTGGGAAGGTGGCACATCGCGCACGACATGGTGTCGTTCGGCGAAAGACGACGGTCGAAGAAGAGACGGCGACCGAGGGCGACTTTTTCCGGCGTGGGCGGATTGTCTGCTGGAGGCGGCGGCAGCGGAGGGAGACCCAGCGGCAGCGGAGGAGAAGCCGCAGAATCGGCGGCACGGAGCGTACTTGTGCAGACAAGCAGAAGAAAGATGCCAGCGAGCAGGTGTCCGAACAGTAGAACTATCACGGCTTGCCGGCGTTGGAGTGCGGCGCGCTTTCCAGCAGGACGGTTTCGATGTCGTTCACGACTAACTGCGCGCTGAATAACCCCGTGCTGTAGATGTTTCTGATCTGGTGGTTTGCGTCAAGCAAGTAGACTTTGAGTACGTGCCGGAACAGGCCGCTCCAACTGCCGTCTTCATTCCACAGTTTGGCGACCGGTTGGTTAAAATCGGCCAGGACGGATTGCAGATCTTTTTGATTGGCGCTGGTGAGAAAGTGCCAAACGATGCGCGGAACCAACCCCTGGCGGACTTCGGCCATGCGCTGGGGCGAATCCCGTTCGGCATCGAAACTGAGGGAGATGAGGGCGACGTGGCGTGCAAGCTCTGGGCGTTGGTCGAGCAACTGGTCGATTTGCTGGAGCACGGTGGCTGCTAAGGGACAGCCACCCACCTCGGCGCATGAGGTGTACATGAACGAAATGACCGTCACTTTGCCAGCGGTGAGGTCGAACAGTTCAACAGACTTGCCGGTTGAATCTAGCAACTGGTGGTCAACGATGGTGTCGATGGGAGGAAGTGTGTAGGTGCCCGGAGGGGGAGGGGTGAACTGGGGCTGGACCGCGCTCTGCACGGCGGCGATATCGGACTGCGGGTCGGATTGGGCAGGCGAGGAAAGGAGGAGGAATAGGATGAGGCAGGCCGCACGAAAGGAAGGGCGCAATCTGTTGCGGAGTCCTTTGCTTCTTACCCCCTCACCCTGACCCTCTCCCACGAGGGGAGAGGGGAGCGGTTGGTGTCTTCGTTTGTTCCTTTCTCCCCCGATGGGAGAGAGATAGAGAGAGGGGGAGC
Above is a window of Deltaproteobacteria bacterium DNA encoding:
- a CDS encoding DUF433 domain-containing protein; this encodes MKTKLIHADPSVMMGKPVIAGTRITVELILEKLAAGETVEQLLEAHPRLTRRAVLAALAYAAS
- a CDS encoding methylamine utilization protein MauG; this encodes MIVLLFGHLLAGIFLLLVCTSTLRAADSAASPPLPLGLPPLPPPPADNPPTPEKVALGRRLFFDRRLSPNDTMSCAMCHLPTQGFTVNETRLAVGINGHTTRRNPPTLYNVAYQRLLFHDGREFALEDQVISPLTNPMEMGNPSIGYIVNKIRELPGYREQFQQAFAEDVSVATLGKALASYERTLLSGNSPFDRWYFGREKDAVSDQVKAGFKIFRGKGQCFTCHTIDKIGTLFSGQGFRNTGVAQLTLIPEKQVEVDLGGGLKTQMPRAQVDEILTPPGKDLGRYEVTLDPTDVWRYKTPSLRNIALTAPYMHNGVLLTLEDVIEYYDHGGTGADGQDPRVSPLHLKPEEKQALLALLRSFTGDNVALLAQEGAVAEEW
- a CDS encoding SCO family protein, which translates into the protein MRPSFRAACLILFLLLSSPAQSDPQSDIAAVQSAVQPQFTPPPPGTYTLPPIDTIVDHQLLDSTGKSVELFDLTAGKVTVISFMYTSCAEVGGCPLAATVLQQIDQLLDQRPELARHVALISLSFDAERDSPQRMAEVRQGLVPRIVWHFLTSANQKDLQSVLADFNQPVAKLWNEDGSWSGLFRHVLKVYLLDANHQIRNIYSTGLFSAQLVVNDIETVLLESAPHSNAGKP